AGTTCGTATTATTTAGATCCCGTAAGTGGAGACCTTTACATAACGCGAATAATAAGTAGTTGGAAGAATGAAGCGTTTGTCTTAACACTAAAAGAATTCAAACAGAATTGGGACATTTTCAAAGACATTGTTATCTTAGCACCCCACACAGAACTTACCACATCTACAGCAACAGCTCTGACATTTGTTGGTCCCGAGTTGCGTCATTTAGAAATTAACTTCCCCATGATGTTTGGAGACAAGAGATTCGAAGAAAGGATAGTTTCTAGAGCAAGCACAATATTCCCAACTAATGACCAAATCATACACTATGATCCTAGAGTTGACAAACAGTTCTATGCGTTATCAGATTACATGTTATGGAATCTTCGCGATAGAACTAAAGGCTCTTCTAAGCGCGCTAAAGCTTATGATAACTATTTACTAGCTTCGGCTATGCATTTATCTTCTAAAGAACCTAAGTGGAAAATTCCAGATAGCATGCTGGAATACGCTATTGGTTATTACAGAGTGCAAGTTCCTCAATGGGTACGTTCTCATATGCGCACGTATACACTTGTAAAAATGCCAAAAGGCAGTATTAAGATCTCATTAATCACAACACAAAACGATCTTTTTGATCGCAAACCTGGAGGAGGTTTTAACATTTACTTCTCCTTGCTCGGTTTAAATAAACACGTGAAAGCTCAAAGTGACAAACCTGGAGATATGTTACTCGATCTAGATAAAGATGTTATTCTTAAAGTGCAGAAGATCGATGAAAGCGAATATTCCAGGAAAAGAATTTATGTAGTTGCAGAAATTGCTACAGAAGAAGAGCGCAGATTAAGACCTAATTCACAGGTAATCGTCTTTCCTGGAGGGGAGAGGTTTAGATATAAAAGAAATGTGAGCGATAATAAAGAAGAAGAGAATGATGAAGAACAAGAAGAGGAAGAAGATGACGATGAAGAAAACGAAGATCAAGAGGATGACTTTAATTAGAGCCGCCAGTTAACAACGACTTTACTCATCGAGTAGTGGTGTATTTCAGGATTCTTAAGAACCCCTAATTTCTCCAATTCTTTTAGTACTCGAGATCCTAACAATCCTTTCGTCAAAGGATTCTCATCTGAATAATCAAAGAACAAAAGTTTCGCCCATAGAGATTCTGGAGAATCTAAGGGGACTATAGTCTCTATTTTTCCATTATCATTTTTTTGGGATCTATAGACTAAGAAAGCTAGAAAGAGTCTAGAAAGCTTTTCGATACCTTTTTGACTAACTATATCTTCCGACTCTGTCTTTAAAATCTCTCTGCAAAGTAAGGGGAAGTTTATAGGGAAATCCGCAGGCTCTCCGTGAGGGCTTTTTTTAACCTTTTTTAGCTTATCTCTAGGAATTTGAATTCCTGAAAAATCCATTTTAGCGGACAGACTAGGGTAATCAATCCAAAAACTCATGTCATTCACTTCGGAAGACTCTATAGAATCAAAAGCTATGTAACAGTCTTCTAGTGGCAAAGAGGTATAAACAAGGGGAAGACGACGTATATTTTGTAATACTTGAGGATAGAGAACGAGAATTTTCCGTTCTTCTTTGCTAACTAAGTTATCAATACAGACAATCCGACCTTTATAAGAAAGATAAGCGTACAGAAGAAACCGTATTGCTAGAGCAATGATTGTAATAGGGATAAATACCAAACAGAGAATTCTTAAGACCTTTTCAAAGGTGGATAAGATATGTCCTGG
This portion of the Chlamydia crocodili genome encodes:
- a CDS encoding DUF648 domain-containing protein; this translates as MPYLIFSDYSRPSLLEKTVSFLDSYLYLGGQQSYIVARDPQNKAWAVTIPGHILSTFEKVLRILCLVFIPITIIALAIRFLLYAYLSYKGRIVCIDNLVSKEERKILVLYPQVLQNIRRLPLVYTSLPLEDCYIAFDSIESSEVNDMSFWIDYPSLSAKMDFSGIQIPRDKLKKVKKSPHGEPADFPINFPLLCREILKTESEDIVSQKGIEKLSRLFLAFLVYRSQKNDNGKIETIVPLDSPESLWAKLLFFDYSDENPLTKGLLGSRVLKELEKLGVLKNPEIHHYSMSKVVVNWRL